The following coding sequences are from one SAR86 cluster bacterium window:
- a CDS encoding TRAP transporter substrate-binding protein, translating into MAGTKLCEFRKTLIYFFVLLFIAACSEDTSKNETSLEKKNFSWTLVTTWPKNYPGVGLGPENFAKLVEEMSDGRLKIKVYGNGELIPALEVFDAVSRGTVEMGHGAAYYWIGKLPVAQFFTTLPFGLNAQERNAWLHYAGGLELWEKAYEPFNLIPMAGGNTGVQMGGWFNKEINSLEDLNGIRIRMPGLAGEVFSRAGGEAVLMPGSEIFTNLQTGVIDAAEWIGPYNDLTFGFHQVAKYYYYPGWQEPGAMTEFIFNQDAFNELPNDLKAIVRTAARAVNQDMLDEYTARNNQALISLIKDHNVILKKFPLEVLNELEKISKEVLEEFVKEDVFASEVYRSILDFKKGVTNYHKISEEAIYELR; encoded by the coding sequence ATGGCTGGTACTAAGCTTTGCGAATTTAGAAAAACTTTAATTTATTTTTTTGTTCTTCTCTTTATCGCCGCATGTTCTGAAGATACATCTAAGAATGAAACATCACTTGAAAAAAAGAATTTTTCTTGGACATTGGTTACGACTTGGCCAAAAAATTATCCGGGAGTGGGGCTTGGTCCGGAAAATTTTGCCAAGTTAGTTGAGGAGATGAGTGATGGGAGATTAAAAATTAAAGTTTATGGAAACGGTGAGCTTATTCCAGCTTTAGAAGTTTTCGATGCAGTTTCAAGAGGCACGGTTGAGATGGGACATGGAGCAGCATATTACTGGATTGGGAAATTACCTGTGGCTCAATTTTTTACCACTCTTCCTTTTGGTTTAAACGCTCAAGAGCGAAATGCCTGGCTTCATTATGCTGGAGGGTTAGAGCTTTGGGAGAAAGCGTATGAACCATTCAATCTAATTCCGATGGCGGGAGGAAACACTGGAGTTCAAATGGGAGGTTGGTTTAATAAAGAAATTAACTCTTTAGAAGACTTAAATGGAATAAGAATAAGAATGCCAGGACTAGCCGGAGAGGTGTTTTCAAGAGCTGGAGGAGAGGCAGTTTTAATGCCTGGAAGTGAAATTTTTACGAATCTACAAACAGGAGTAATAGATGCTGCTGAGTGGATAGGCCCTTACAATGATTTAACTTTTGGATTTCATCAAGTGGCTAAATATTATTATTATCCAGGTTGGCAGGAACCTGGAGCAATGACAGAATTTATTTTCAATCAAGATGCTTTTAATGAGCTCCCAAACGATTTGAAAGCGATTGTCAGAACAGCTGCTAGAGCTGTGAACCAAGACATGTTGGATGAGTATACGGCTAGAAACAATCAAGCTTTGATTTCACTGATCAAAGATCATAATGTAATCTTAAAAAAGTTTCCTCTTGAAGTTCTTAACGAATTGGAAAAAATCTCTAAAGAAGTATTGGAGGAATTTGTTAAAGAAGATGTTTTTGCTTCAGAAGTGTATCGATCGATCCTTGATTTCAAAAAAGGAGTCACCAATTATCATAAAATTTCTGAAGAAGCCATTTATGAGCTTAGATAG
- the uvrD gene encoding DNA helicase II, giving the protein MDVSYILDELNPIQREAVTDESHHSLILAGAGSGKTKVITHKVAWLSSVKGVNPLSLLTVTFTNKAAKEMRGRIENILEENLNQMWCGTFHGIFHRMLKIHWQEANLVKDFSVIDSEDQIRVLKRVIQNMNLDLDTWQPRDTQWFINKQKDEGRRKAKLNINATFVEEKMVDIMDEYQKTCDREGLVDFAEILIRSFELLDQNSELLKHYQARFQHILVDEFQDTNEIQYLLLKKLVGKNGRMTVVGDDDQSIYSWRGAKSTNIKRFTKDFNEVKTIKLEQNYRSSKNILACANSVIRNNPDRLGKELWSQKDEGEQVKVYRAFNERDEASFIVGIIKRWLEEGGSLSDTAIIYRSNAQSRILEDAILNSELPYRIYGGVRFYERMEIKNALAYAKLAINKNNDSQFERVINTPTRGIGVKTMDQIREFAKKNNLSLWQASEQIIANKETKAAQNISNFFDVIEKLEEMNFNENLDTFFENVISLSGLKEFHGKEPGEKGRSRVENLEELISATSEFFSLGEDKNDKRSLLELFLDQASLDAGENQANENEDAIQMMTLHSSKGLEFPLVFIAGCEEGLFPHRRSAEDPKQLAEERRLCYVGMTRAMERLYLTHAESRNIYGIDSFSPVSRFIKEIPEELIYEIRVSTETEIKGKGFEPRIVGGTDHNVGKFSLGDRVVHKSFGEGVILNYEGDGSNARVEVNFDNGGIKWLVLSFANLEKL; this is encoded by the coding sequence ATGGACGTTTCATATATTTTAGACGAATTAAACCCAATACAAAGGGAAGCTGTAACTGATGAATCTCATCATTCATTAATCCTAGCAGGAGCTGGCTCAGGAAAGACAAAAGTTATAACTCATAAAGTTGCTTGGCTTTCATCAGTCAAAGGGGTAAATCCTTTGTCACTGTTAACCGTAACGTTCACTAACAAAGCAGCAAAAGAAATGCGAGGAAGAATAGAAAATATTCTTGAAGAAAATTTAAACCAAATGTGGTGCGGAACATTCCATGGAATTTTTCATAGAATGTTAAAAATACATTGGCAAGAAGCCAATCTAGTAAAAGATTTTTCAGTTATCGATAGTGAAGATCAAATAAGAGTTTTAAAACGCGTTATTCAAAATATGAATCTGGACTTAGATACTTGGCAGCCAAGAGATACTCAGTGGTTTATTAACAAGCAAAAAGATGAAGGGAGAAGAAAAGCTAAATTGAACATCAATGCAACTTTTGTAGAAGAAAAAATGGTTGATATTATGGATGAATATCAAAAAACATGTGATCGAGAGGGATTAGTAGATTTTGCCGAAATCTTAATAAGGTCTTTTGAGCTTTTAGACCAAAATTCAGAATTACTGAAACATTATCAAGCTAGATTTCAGCACATCTTAGTTGACGAATTTCAAGACACGAATGAAATTCAATATTTACTTTTAAAAAAACTTGTTGGCAAAAATGGTCGTATGACAGTTGTTGGCGATGACGATCAATCTATTTATAGCTGGCGTGGGGCAAAAAGTACAAACATTAAAAGATTTACCAAAGATTTTAATGAAGTCAAAACAATTAAGTTAGAGCAAAATTATAGATCCTCAAAAAATATCCTAGCATGCGCAAATTCAGTGATACGGAATAACCCAGATAGATTAGGAAAGGAATTATGGTCTCAAAAAGATGAAGGTGAGCAGGTAAAGGTTTACCGAGCTTTCAACGAAAGAGACGAGGCCTCCTTTATAGTTGGGATAATTAAAAGATGGCTTGAAGAGGGAGGAAGCCTCTCAGATACAGCGATTATTTATAGGTCCAACGCGCAATCTAGAATATTAGAAGATGCTATTTTAAATTCAGAATTGCCTTATAGAATTTATGGAGGCGTTCGTTTTTACGAGAGAATGGAAATTAAGAATGCTTTGGCCTACGCAAAGTTAGCAATAAACAAAAATAATGATTCTCAATTTGAAAGAGTAATAAATACTCCGACAAGAGGAATTGGAGTTAAGACAATGGATCAAATTAGAGAGTTTGCTAAAAAAAATAATTTATCTCTGTGGCAAGCATCTGAGCAAATCATCGCAAATAAAGAAACTAAAGCTGCTCAAAATATTTCTAATTTCTTTGATGTAATAGAAAAACTAGAAGAGATGAATTTCAATGAGAACCTTGATACGTTTTTCGAAAATGTAATTTCTCTGAGTGGACTTAAAGAATTTCATGGAAAAGAGCCAGGAGAGAAAGGTAGATCAAGGGTTGAAAATTTAGAGGAGCTTATTTCTGCAACTTCTGAATTTTTCTCTTTGGGCGAAGACAAAAACGATAAGAGGTCCCTATTGGAGCTTTTTTTAGATCAAGCCTCTTTAGACGCCGGCGAAAATCAGGCAAATGAAAATGAAGATGCTATTCAGATGATGACCCTGCATTCATCTAAGGGCTTAGAATTTCCTTTAGTTTTTATTGCAGGCTGTGAGGAAGGTTTGTTTCCGCATAGAAGATCAGCAGAAGACCCCAAACAGTTAGCCGAAGAAAGAAGGCTTTGTTATGTTGGAATGACTAGAGCGATGGAAAGACTTTATTTGACTCACGCGGAATCGCGAAATATTTATGGGATTGACAGTTTTAGTCCTGTTTCCAGATTCATCAAGGAAATTCCAGAAGAGTTAATTTATGAAATAAGAGTTTCTACAGAAACAGAAATTAAAGGTAAAGGATTTGAACCAAGAATAGTTGGCGGAACAGATCACAACGTAGGAAAGTTTTCTCTTGGAGATAGAGTGGTGCATAAAAGTTTTGGCGAAGGAGTAATTCTCAATTATGAGGGGGATGGCTCTAATGCTAGAGTAGAAGTAAATTTTGATAATGGGGGAATTAAATGGCTGGTACTAAGCTTTGCGAATTTAGAAAAACTTTAA
- a CDS encoding pyridoxamine 5'-phosphate oxidase, whose product MNSELDFYNSLELSLKYSESLLEDAVDNAKSIFHTPTLCISDSPRTVVLREYDKENRLLRFHTDLRSKKIKSAEDQSKAYVHSYDSEKKIQLRLTGSVTVYEDDEITRKAWENSRENSKLCYSVKGPPGDSILDPSKYDLNRNDIDIEKGYKNFAVILFEYHELEFLFLKNIGHRRSKFSWKNGNRIEEWLIP is encoded by the coding sequence ATGAATTCAGAGCTAGATTTTTATAATTCCTTAGAACTTTCTTTGAAGTACTCTGAGAGTTTGCTTGAAGATGCAGTTGATAATGCAAAGTCAATTTTTCATACCCCCACGCTTTGTATTTCTGATTCGCCGAGGACTGTAGTCTTGAGAGAATATGATAAAGAAAATAGATTGCTTAGATTTCATACGGATCTTAGATCTAAAAAGATTAAATCAGCAGAAGATCAGTCCAAAGCATATGTTCATTCATATGATTCAGAAAAAAAAATTCAGCTTCGGTTAACGGGATCAGTTACTGTTTATGAAGATGACGAAATTACTAGAAAAGCTTGGGAAAATTCTCGGGAAAATTCTAAGCTATGCTATTCAGTGAAAGGGCCTCCAGGTGATTCCATATTAGATCCTTCTAAATATGACTTAAATAGAAATGACATAGATATTGAGAAAGGATATAAAAATTTTGCGGTGATATTATTTGAATACCATGAGCTAGAGTTTTTATTCCTTAAAAATATAGGACATAGAAGAAGTAAATTTTCTTGGAAAAATGGGAATAGAATAGAAGAGTGGTTAATCCCCTAA
- a CDS encoding SMR family transporter — protein MSALTNAYIFLILAIIAEVIGTLYLRETEGFTKIVPSIVTAISYAASFYWLSFTLDEIPVGVAYATWSGVGIFLITFLASIKYLQLPNLLTSVGMIFVIIGVVLINLFSAEN, from the coding sequence ATGTCTGCACTTACTAATGCTTATATTTTTTTGATATTAGCCATTATTGCAGAAGTTATCGGGACTCTATATCTAAGGGAAACCGAAGGGTTTACAAAAATAGTTCCTTCCATAGTTACTGCAATCTCTTATGCTGCAAGCTTCTATTGGCTATCTTTCACTCTAGACGAAATTCCAGTTGGAGTTGCTTATGCTACGTGGTCAGGGGTAGGAATTTTTTTGATTACTTTTTTAGCTTCAATTAAATACTTACAATTGCCAAATTTACTAACTTCAGTTGGAATGATTTTTGTGATTATTGGGGTTGTTTTGATAAATCTATTCAGTGCAGAAAATTAG
- a CDS encoding Bax inhibitor-1/YccA family protein, translated as MSKHNALEMFGRSGNPALNDATFSNFEPSENIGSFMTLQGTVNKTGILLALVVLTASYTWNQFFISEDASSVMPLAIGGAIVGFVLALATIFKKNWSGVTAPAYALAQGLFLGAISAIFESQYQGIVIQAVGLTLGTLASLLVLYKTGVIKPTENFRLMVVSATMGIGLLYMVSIVMNMFGSNIGFIHSNGLFGIGFSLFVVAIAALNLVLDFDFIEQGSEKNAPKYMEWFGAFSLMVTLIWLYLEMLRLLAKLRSR; from the coding sequence ATGTCAAAACATAACGCACTTGAAATGTTTGGCCGCTCAGGAAATCCTGCCTTGAATGACGCCACTTTCTCAAATTTTGAGCCTTCAGAAAACATTGGAAGTTTCATGACTCTTCAAGGAACTGTAAATAAAACTGGGATTCTTTTAGCTTTAGTGGTTTTAACTGCAAGCTATACTTGGAACCAATTTTTTATCTCTGAAGATGCCTCAAGTGTTATGCCACTCGCCATTGGTGGGGCTATAGTTGGATTTGTTTTAGCACTTGCAACAATATTCAAAAAAAATTGGTCGGGCGTAACAGCCCCTGCTTATGCTCTTGCTCAAGGATTATTTTTAGGAGCTATCTCCGCAATTTTTGAATCTCAATACCAAGGAATAGTAATACAAGCCGTCGGGTTGACTTTGGGTACTCTTGCTTCACTTCTAGTGCTGTATAAAACTGGCGTAATCAAACCTACCGAAAATTTTAGATTAATGGTCGTATCAGCAACAATGGGGATCGGACTGCTTTACATGGTAAGTATTGTGATGAATATGTTTGGCTCAAACATTGGCTTCATTCACTCAAATGGATTGTTTGGAATAGGTTTTAGCCTTTTTGTTGTGGCTATTGCCGCCTTAAACTTAGTATTAGATTTTGATTTTATTGAACAAGGCTCGGAAAAAAACGCACCAAAGTATATGGAGTGGTTTGGAGCCTTTTCTCTCATGGTAACTCTCATTTGGTTGTATTTAGAGATGTTGAGACTTCTTGCCAAGCTTAGAAGTCGATAG
- the nadB gene encoding L-aspartate oxidase: protein MRVKTDILIIGSGAAGLTAALELCNKFKVTIISKNQIVDSSTWYAQGGIAAVLAKEDSTKSHIEDTLKAGDGLCNRKAVERCIENGKDAIRWLEDSGVIFTKKNNKELHLTQEGGHSFRRVVHAADATGREVSDSLAAKVLKSQNIKIYENHLAVDLIVKRNRCLGAFIFDKQKEKVLSISAGSIILATGGASKAYLYTSNPDGASGDGYALAWRAGCRLENMEFNQFHPTCLFHPEAKSFLISEALRGEGAILKNLSGEPFMKKYDSRADLAPRDIVARSIDNEMKISGKDNVLLDISHKSSSEVKKLFPSIFKKCLEFGFDITKQPIPVVPAAHYTCGGIATDLDGQTDVVNLFAIGETSSTGLHGANRMASNSLLECIVFAKAAAKKIKKTFSPNLMDLPVWDNSKVIRAGENILINHNWDATRRLMWNYVGIVRSKDRLKKAKEKMELIKKEVQEFYKNYEITSDFLELRNLVLVSELIIDSAIKRKESRGLHYNIDYPKKLKKASSTILQPK, encoded by the coding sequence TTGAGGGTTAAAACCGATATTCTTATAATAGGAAGTGGTGCTGCAGGATTAACTGCAGCTCTTGAATTATGTAATAAATTCAAAGTAACCATAATCTCAAAAAATCAAATTGTAGATAGTTCAACTTGGTATGCTCAAGGAGGCATCGCTGCCGTACTTGCAAAAGAAGATTCAACCAAAAGTCATATTGAAGATACTCTAAAGGCTGGAGATGGATTATGTAATAGAAAAGCCGTAGAGCGCTGTATTGAAAATGGAAAAGACGCAATTAGATGGCTAGAGGATTCGGGTGTAATTTTTACTAAAAAAAATAATAAAGAATTGCATTTAACTCAAGAAGGAGGACATTCATTTAGAAGAGTGGTCCATGCTGCTGATGCGACCGGCCGAGAAGTATCAGATTCTTTAGCGGCCAAAGTACTAAAAAGCCAGAATATTAAAATTTATGAAAATCACTTGGCGGTGGATTTAATTGTCAAAAGGAATAGATGTTTGGGAGCATTTATTTTTGATAAGCAAAAGGAAAAAGTCTTAAGTATTTCCGCAGGCTCGATAATTTTAGCAACTGGAGGAGCAAGTAAGGCTTATCTCTACACAAGCAATCCTGATGGAGCTAGTGGTGATGGATATGCGCTTGCATGGAGAGCTGGATGTCGTCTTGAAAATATGGAATTTAATCAATTTCACCCTACATGCCTTTTCCACCCAGAAGCAAAATCTTTTTTGATAAGTGAAGCATTAAGAGGTGAAGGGGCAATATTGAAAAACCTCTCTGGTGAGCCCTTTATGAAAAAATATGATTCTAGAGCAGATCTAGCGCCAAGAGACATTGTTGCAAGATCGATTGATAATGAAATGAAAATTAGTGGGAAAGACAACGTTTTATTAGATATTTCTCATAAGTCATCAAGTGAAGTGAAGAAGCTATTCCCAAGTATTTTTAAAAAATGCTTAGAATTTGGTTTTGACATTACAAAACAACCGATACCGGTTGTTCCTGCCGCACATTACACCTGCGGGGGAATTGCTACCGACTTAGATGGACAGACAGACGTTGTGAATTTATTTGCTATCGGTGAGACCTCTTCTACCGGACTTCACGGAGCTAACAGAATGGCTAGTAATTCACTCTTGGAGTGCATAGTTTTTGCTAAAGCTGCCGCAAAAAAAATAAAGAAAACATTCAGTCCTAATCTTATGGATTTGCCAGTATGGGATAATTCGAAAGTAATCAGAGCGGGAGAAAACATATTAATTAATCATAACTGGGATGCGACTCGAAGATTAATGTGGAATTATGTTGGAATCGTCAGAAGTAAGGATCGTTTAAAAAAGGCAAAGGAAAAAATGGAATTAATAAAGAAAGAAGTTCAAGAATTTTATAAAAATTATGAAATTACTTCAGATTTTCTTGAGCTCAGAAATTTGGTCTTAGTTTCGGAACTAATTATTGATAGCGCAATAAAGAGAAAAGAAAGTAGAGGATTACATTACAACATTGATTATCCTAAGAAACTAAAAAAAGCTTCTTCTACAATACTTCAGCCAAAGTAG
- a CDS encoding nitronate monooxygenase produces the protein MNRVTNHLETKYPIIQAPMGWIARSQLASAVSNAGGLGVIETSSGEVEACKKEIQKMSTMTSNPFGVNLPILFLQDDSIVDFVAECGVKFVTTSAGSPAKYIDRLKSAGLIVYHAVPSLSGAIKAKEAGVDGLVVEGTEGGGFKNPEEIGLHVLIQAIRKKTDLPIIAAGGIADGVGMAAAFASGAEGVQMGTRFVSSKESPVHQNWKDAILTGSESDTYILNKSGSPCLRAIKTDYSKEIYEKGSMDMSVFKGVQDLYFGGDLNAAPALTGQSMGLIDEIKSVEEIINLTVTEFNRTLESLNNSKI, from the coding sequence ATGAATAGAGTTACAAACCATTTAGAAACTAAATATCCTATTATTCAAGCCCCAATGGGATGGATAGCAAGAAGCCAGTTAGCCTCGGCTGTTTCTAATGCTGGGGGGCTAGGAGTAATAGAAACTTCTTCTGGTGAAGTAGAAGCTTGCAAAAAAGAAATTCAAAAAATGTCTACTATGACTAGCAATCCTTTCGGGGTAAATTTACCCATTCTTTTTTTACAAGATGATTCAATTGTTGATTTTGTGGCTGAATGCGGAGTTAAATTTGTTACTACTTCGGCTGGAAGTCCCGCCAAATATATTGATCGCCTAAAATCAGCTGGCTTAATTGTCTATCATGCTGTTCCAAGTTTGTCTGGAGCTATTAAAGCTAAAGAGGCTGGAGTGGATGGATTAGTTGTAGAAGGGACAGAAGGAGGGGGTTTTAAAAACCCTGAAGAAATTGGCCTTCATGTTCTAATTCAAGCAATTAGAAAAAAAACAGATCTTCCAATTATTGCCGCTGGAGGTATCGCCGACGGCGTAGGAATGGCTGCGGCTTTTGCTAGTGGAGCAGAAGGTGTTCAGATGGGAACTAGATTTGTATCAAGCAAAGAAAGCCCCGTCCACCAAAATTGGAAAGATGCAATTCTAACGGGGTCAGAATCTGATACCTATATTTTGAATAAATCTGGATCTCCCTGTCTAAGAGCAATTAAAACGGATTACAGCAAAGAGATCTATGAAAAAGGGTCCATGGATATGAGTGTTTTTAAGGGTGTGCAAGATCTTTATTTTGGAGGTGACTTGAACGCTGCCCCAGCACTTACTGGACAATCAATGGGCTTGATCGATGAAATTAAAAGTGTTGAAGAAATTATAAATTTAACTGTGACTGAGTTTAATAGAACCTTAGAATCGCTTAATAATTCGAAAATTTAA
- a CDS encoding aminotransferase class I/II-fold pyridoxal phosphate-dependent enzyme — translation MTKVFYAEANYSDEEIDAVIKVLRENRLALMCGENVRTLEGQVAKLFNKKFGLMTNSGSSANLIAVQSLNLKKGTKVLTPALTFSTTISPLVQSELIPLFIDVERETMQIDINKLKQAPLENVSAICVPNLIGNVANWEEISDFAKSNNLKTIEDSADTIGYKYETGKKNWSDVSTTSFYASHVVTGAGFGGMTCFSEKEHYDLALSLRGWGRRSSLYGETEDYERRFNAKIDGMNYDDKYIFDDIAYNFLPSEISAAFALVQIKNLEKNLKNRLDNYNYLKEKLSESDNFSVPSSYKNVETGWLAFPLIFTNKLEKKRKEIQIFLEESGIQTRTIFTGNIMRQPVAKKFNWESFGTFEVSDYIMENGILLGCHNKQTREKMDLTIKKLFEIESCLT, via the coding sequence ATGACAAAAGTTTTTTATGCCGAAGCGAATTATTCCGACGAAGAAATTGATGCAGTGATCAAAGTCCTTCGAGAGAACCGGCTAGCATTAATGTGTGGTGAAAATGTAAGAACCTTGGAGGGGCAAGTTGCTAAGTTATTTAATAAAAAATTTGGTCTAATGACTAACAGTGGTTCTTCTGCAAATTTAATTGCAGTTCAATCACTTAATTTGAAAAAGGGAACTAAAGTCCTTACTCCTGCCCTCACCTTTTCAACAACTATTTCTCCATTAGTTCAATCAGAACTAATCCCCTTATTTATAGATGTGGAAAGAGAAACAATGCAAATTGATATTAACAAATTAAAACAAGCACCCCTGGAAAATGTGTCTGCAATTTGCGTTCCCAATCTGATTGGAAATGTGGCAAATTGGGAAGAAATTTCTGATTTCGCCAAAAGTAACAATCTCAAGACTATCGAAGACTCTGCAGATACCATTGGGTATAAATATGAAACAGGCAAGAAAAATTGGTCTGATGTATCCACAACAAGTTTCTATGCGTCGCACGTAGTCACCGGCGCCGGTTTTGGAGGAATGACATGCTTTTCTGAGAAAGAGCATTATGATTTAGCTCTATCACTTAGGGGCTGGGGAAGAAGGTCCTCGCTTTATGGAGAAACAGAAGATTATGAAAGAAGATTCAATGCAAAAATAGATGGTATGAATTATGATGATAAATATATTTTTGATGATATAGCTTATAACTTTTTACCTTCGGAAATTTCAGCTGCATTTGCTCTAGTTCAAATCAAAAACTTAGAGAAAAACCTAAAAAATAGATTAGATAATTACAATTATCTCAAAGAAAAATTAAGCGAATCAGATAATTTTAGCGTTCCAAGCTCTTATAAAAATGTCGAAACAGGTTGGTTAGCTTTTCCCTTAATTTTTACAAATAAACTCGAAAAGAAAAGAAAAGAAATACAAATTTTTCTTGAAGAATCAGGAATTCAGACTAGAACAATTTTTACTGGAAATATTATGCGTCAGCCTGTTGCCAAAAAATTTAATTGGGAATCTTTTGGAACCTTTGAAGTGAGTGATTACATTATGGAAAATGGAATTTTACTAGGTTGTCACAATAAGCAAACGAGAGAGAAAATGGATCTTACCATTAAGAAGCTCTTTGAAATTGAAAGTTGTCTGACGTAA
- a CDS encoding NAD(P)-dependent oxidoreductase — MSDVIYTTGITGFIGRNLLHTLLEKYNFVLNFERNHKISIHQKNEKKILKDFDFKMLENYSSEVLIHLATLYNPSPKNEFEENEILQSNLNFPVQVCKTLEEINLKKIITTSSYIQLIPEDEQNLYAKSKSDFIKWAEQTFEITEIFLFDSFGSDDNREKVVDLFIKKSLLNEEINIPAKKIQMNLTHIDEISECLMASLDLQKGKYMILSNNQITIEDLAKKIVKILSSRSLINKDFNAVDYFKKITKFPKNIYRASSSQDFESMLLSRSNEIRKAHSL; from the coding sequence TTGTCTGACGTAATCTATACAACAGGTATAACAGGCTTCATAGGAAGAAACCTACTTCATACTTTGCTAGAAAAATACAATTTTGTTTTAAATTTTGAGAGAAATCACAAGATTTCAATCCATCAAAAAAATGAAAAAAAAATTCTTAAGGATTTTGATTTTAAAATGTTGGAAAATTATTCTTCAGAGGTTTTGATTCATTTAGCAACTTTATATAATCCTTCTCCTAAGAATGAATTCGAAGAAAACGAAATTCTTCAATCTAATTTGAATTTTCCCGTCCAAGTATGTAAAACACTTGAGGAAATTAACCTAAAAAAAATAATTACGACTTCTTCTTACATCCAATTGATTCCAGAAGACGAACAAAATCTTTATGCCAAAAGTAAAAGTGATTTTATAAAGTGGGCCGAACAAACGTTTGAAATTACCGAAATCTTTTTATTCGATTCTTTTGGCTCAGATGATAACCGAGAAAAGGTTGTAGATCTCTTCATAAAAAAATCATTATTAAATGAAGAAATAAATATTCCTGCAAAAAAAATACAAATGAATTTAACTCATATAGACGAAATTTCAGAATGTCTTATGGCTAGTCTAGATCTTCAAAAAGGCAAATATATGATTCTTTCAAATAATCAAATTACAATTGAAGATCTTGCGAAAAAGATCGTAAAAATTTTAAGCTCTAGATCATTGATAAATAAGGATTTTAACGCAGTTGATTATTTTAAAAAAATTACTAAGTTTCCAAAGAACATTTATAGAGCTTCATCAAGTCAAGATTTTGAAAGTATGCTATTGTCGAGAAGCAATGAAATTAGAAAAGCCCATAGTCTTTAA
- a CDS encoding dTDP-4-dehydrorhamnose 3,5-epimerase family protein: MKLEKPIVFKQAFNVFNDDRGYLSALDIENLISKIPEQKFNFRYQLLSFSEKKDTFRGFHYQTKPFEQNKLIVIHSGEVLDLIVPSDNPLERDIEEFELRTGDAILIPSSFAHGFITLSDEVLMQYFLDKTYSEEHYKGINGNSFLRNNFENKEFLVSSKDKALEQELI, from the coding sequence ATGAAATTAGAAAAGCCCATAGTCTTTAAACAAGCTTTTAATGTTTTCAACGACGATAGAGGGTATCTCAGTGCATTGGATATTGAGAATTTAATAAGCAAAATTCCTGAACAAAAATTTAATTTTCGATATCAACTTTTATCCTTTAGTGAAAAAAAAGATACTTTTAGAGGATTTCATTATCAAACTAAGCCTTTCGAACAAAATAAATTAATAGTTATTCATTCAGGAGAAGTATTAGATCTTATTGTTCCTTCTGATAATCCCTTAGAAAGAGACATTGAGGAATTTGAACTAAGGACGGGAGACGCAATTTTGATTCCTTCCAGTTTTGCACATGGATTCATAACTCTTTCTGACGAAGTCCTGATGCAATATTTCTTGGATAAAACTTATTCTGAGGAACACTACAAAGGTATAAATGGAAATAGTTTCCTAAGAAATAACTTCGAGAATAAAGAATTCTTAGTTTCTTCTAAAGACAAGGCACTTGAGCAAGAGCTAATTTAG